GCATGTCGCCGCTGCGCGCTACCACGTGGCTGCTCATGGCTATGACGACGGCCTTACTCGTCATCCCCATTGCAGCCCACCATCAAATCCCTACCATCCTGATGACCATCCTGACGGGTGGCCTAGCTTTTTCAACTGCAGCCCCTATTCAGATGCTAATGATTCGGGCGGCGAAAGGCTCCGAAATGCTGGCTTCTTCGCTGAGCCAATCGGGCTTTAACACGGGCAACGCACTCGGAGCCTACCTAGGTGGCTTGCCGATTGCGGCCGGCCTTGGCTACACCTCGCCGGAACTGGTAGGTGCTGTTATGGTCGCTGGCGGTATTCTGTTTTGTATCGGCTTGATTCTCAAAAGACGCAAGCAGGTGCAGCAGTTGGAGCTGGTAGCAGGGTAAGTTTTGATAACCTATGCGCAAACGTAATTTCTATTGGAGCCTAGCTGGTGTTGTATTGCTCTGCGCGTTTGTAGGTGGATTGAGTGCTGGTCCCAACGTTCCTTACTTCCATCGTTTCGAGAGGCGTGTACATCACTGGCTCCACCGCCAAAAGGCAGAGTATGCTTCCGAACAATTTGTTGCGGACCTAGGAAGTCAGTTGCACAATGGAGATTTGATTTTTCAAACTTCCACATCAGCTCAGAGCCAAGCCATTCAACTCGCTACCCACTCTGCTTATAGCCATTGTGGCGTCTTATTCAAAAAGGAGAATAAGTGGTATGTATTTGAAGCCGTGCAGCCAGTAAGCGAGACTCCGTTATCAGCCTGGATTGCCCGAGGCAAAGAGGGACACTTTGCAGTAAAGCGCCTGCATGATGCGGCTGCCGTGCTGACGCCTACTACCCTACGGCACCTCAGAGAAGCAGGCGAGCAATACCGTGGCAAGAACTACGATCTATACTTTGGCTGGTCCGACGATCGTATCTACTGCTCAGAACTGCTGTGGAAAATGTACTACCAAGCCACAAAGCGCAAAATAGGCCAGCTTCAAAACTTACGAGACTTTGACTTGAGCCATCCGGCCGTACAACAAAAGATGCGCGAGCGGTACGGCAGCCAGGTACCGCTCGATGAAAAAGTTATTTCGCCCGTGCAGATGTTTAATAGCTCGGAACTAGTGACAGTGGTACAACGCTGAATCACTAGTGCTGTGCTGCCTGTAACGTTACGCCGTCATCTACTCCGGCTTCACCTCTTTGAAGCCCATCTGCTTTACCTCGTCACTCGATAAGGTCTTCACATCCGAAATCACGGATACCTCCGATTTCTGAACCAGATTGATGGTTTTATTCTCCGGGGCTGCGGGCTGCGCTGAAGCGGTGGCCGTCATTGCTCTGCTTTGGTTTTCAACGGATTCCGTTTGTAGGCGCGACACCTTCTTCTGCGCAGTCAGCAGATCTTCTTTTAGGTTGTTTACCTGCGCTCGGTACTCATCGGCTACTACGCGCTGGTTTCGCAGAATATCTTGCATCTCGGCCACGCGATTTTTCAGTTCGTTGGCTTCAGCTCGGGCCGCGTTTAGCTCGCTTTCGCGCATCCGACGCTCCTGCTCAGCTCTATCTACTAGCACCTTTTCCTGTTGAACTTGTTGGCGCACAGCTAGCTCGCTGTTGCTGATCAAGTTGTCGCAGTTCTTGGTCATCAGTAGGTTGTTGAGACTTACTAGGTCAACGGAAACGACGTAATCCGTCTTGAACTGATCAGAGGAGTTGTACACCTTGCCGCCAGCACTGAACACTGTGCCGCTGATCCCAGCTTCCGACCCAACTTCTTGGTAAGCGCGGCTGTGCACGCTCGTTACTTTCGCCGAGCGGATATAATAGATCTTCTTCTTAATCTCCTTATCGACGCTTTTGGCGGCCCGGCAAATATCTAGGTACGGAATGGAGGTTTCCGGCACCAGCACGCCACTCACATCCGTCAGAATTATCTCCACAATAGACGCCGTAGAGGCCGCCACTGAAGCCACCATGTAGCTGCCGTTCATCGCCGACGCCGAGCTGATTTTAGAGTTATACAGCACATCCGACAGGGCCGCGCTGCGCAAAGGTGGCTCCCCCGATTTAACATATTGCCCGATGATGCTCGCTTTATCCTTGTCTTCCAGCAAGATAAGGCAGCCCACCAGATCCTCGATCTTGTTGCGGTACATGGCCAACCCTTTAATGAATGTTCGGTCGGTGTAGTCGCGGGGGAAGTGGGCGTTCAGGGTGGAACCACTGTCGCTGAGCTTCACCCGCACGATGCGTTGGGCGCTGGCTGGGGAAGCAAAAGTAGAACCTAGGGTTGCTAAGAGAATAAACAGTACTTTCTTCATGCGCTAACGTCGGAGCAGCCTTTTGCTTAGGGTTTTCTTATCAAGCTAGCTCCTGATTACAGACAAAATTACTCCATACAAAAGCAGTTCCATAAGCCATTCTTCACACGCCTTCATCACGGCAACAGAAGATTTAGCTCACTAATACAGCCTACTTCCCAAATAGCTTTTCTCTCAGTACTTCGAACCCGCTCCATGTACTCTGAGTATCCCAGTAGTCAATTTGAAGATCTTTTCGTTGAGCTTTTCTGAGTGAGTACCGGTTACCGGCATTACTCATGGTCATGCCATTGTCTTTGAGGTTCTCTGACAAAAGCGTTTGGATGTACTGCACGATAGCTGCTTCGTCTTCAACCTTAATTTGTCGTTGCTTTCTGAAGACTAGTTTCACTTTAGGTTGAGGGCATTGGGTACTATCTAAAAACCACGCAACTGTTAGTGGAAACGCCTCCCAATCAGGAGAGTTGCGCATTTGCGTTCGTTCCTGCCCTCGCATATACACCTTAATAACTTCGTGGTGACCACCAAATTCACCGCATTCCGAATAATCAGCAGCTAGCAGAAGCGTATCATTACGCAGATTACCAAGTGCGTGCCTTGAACTAACCACGGCGGTAGACTTCTGCTGAGAGACACCTACAGTTGGGCACAGCAAGCCTACGAAACACAACTGCATCCATAACCCTAAAGCTAGCTTCCGCATATAGCCACAAAGACGTTATCCTAATCTGATTTGTTAGTTTGAGAGGTATGCAGACCCAAGATATGGTTTCGGTTTCTACATTCGCTTCTCGCACAACTTCCTACCTTCGCCGGGGCTCCTTTTGCCTGCAAGCAACTATGCAGGACCAACCGGGGTTCTTATCGCTCTAGCTAT
This Hymenobacter sp. GOD-10R DNA region includes the following protein-coding sequences:
- a CDS encoding YiiX family permuted papain-like enzyme, with amino-acid sequence MRKRNFYWSLAGVVLLCAFVGGLSAGPNVPYFHRFERRVHHWLHRQKAEYASEQFVADLGSQLHNGDLIFQTSTSAQSQAIQLATHSAYSHCGVLFKKENKWYVFEAVQPVSETPLSAWIARGKEGHFAVKRLHDAAAVLTPTTLRHLREAGEQYRGKNYDLYFGWSDDRIYCSELLWKMYYQATKRKIGQLQNLRDFDLSHPAVQQKMRERYGSQVPLDEKVISPVQMFNSSELVTVVQR